A genomic stretch from Prionailurus bengalensis isolate Pbe53 chromosome E2, Fcat_Pben_1.1_paternal_pri, whole genome shotgun sequence includes:
- the MMP15 gene encoding matrix metalloproteinase-15 has translation MGSDRSAPGRPGWAGSLLGGREAAARPRLLPLLLVLLGCLGRGAAAEDAEVNAENWLRLYGYLPQPSRHMSTMRSAQILASALAEMQRFYGIPVTGVLDEETKAWMKRPRCGVPDQFGVRVKANLRRRRKRYALTGRKWNNHHLTFSIQNYTEKLGWYHSLEAVRRAFRVWEQATPLVFQEVPYEDIRLRRQKEADIMVLFASGFHGDSSPFDGTGGFLAHAYFPGPGLGGDTHFDADEPWTFSSTDLHGNSLFLVAVHELGHALGLEHSSNPSAIMAPFYQWMDTDTFQLPEDDLRGIQQLYGTPDGQPQPTRPLPTVTPRRPGRPDHRPPRPPQPPPPGGKPERPPKPGPPAQPRATERPDQYGPNICDGDFDTVAMLRGEMFVFKGRWFWRVRHNRVLDNYPMPIGHFWRGLPSDISAAYERQDGRFVFFKGDRYWLFREANLEPGYPQPLTSYGLGIPYDRIDTAIWWEPTGHTFFFQEDRYWRFNEDTQRGDPGYPKPISVWQGIPTSPKGAFLSNDAAYTYFYKGTKYWKFDNERLRMEPGYPKSILRDFMGCQEHVDTGPRWPDVARPPFNPDGGAEPGAGGDSEEGDEGREAGAGGGEGDFGEGTGEDGGSRVVVQMEEVTRTVNMVMVLVPPLLLLLCILGLTYALVQMQRKGAPRMLLYCKRSLQEWV, from the exons AACTGGCTGAGGCTCTACGGCTACCTGCCCCAGCCTAGCCGCCACATGTCCACCATGCGCTCTGCCCAGATCCTGGCCTCAGCCCTCGCCGAGATGCAGCGCTTCTATGGGATTCCGGTCACAGGCGTGCTTGACGAAGAAACCAAGGC GTGGATGAAGCGACCCCGCTGCGGGGTGCCAGACCAGTTCGGGGTGCGCGTGAAAGCCAATCTGCGGCGACGGCGGAAACGTTATGCCCTCACTGGGAGGAAGTGGAATAACCACCACCTGACCTTCAG CATCCAGAACTACACAGAGAAGCTGGGATGGTACCACTCACTGGAGGCAGTGCGAAGGGCCTTCCGTGTGTGGGAGCAGGCCACGCCCCTGGTCTTCCAGGAGGTGCCCTATGAAGACATCCGGCTGCGGAGGCAGAAGGAGGCTGACATCATGGTACTCTTTGCCTCTGGCTTCCACGGCGACAGCTCACCATTTGATGGCACAGGGGGCTTTCTGGCCCACGCCTATTTCCCTGGCCCTGGTCTGGGCGGGGATACCCATTTCGATGCAGATGAGCCCTGGACCTTCTCCAGCACCGACCTGCATG GGAACAGCCTCTTCCTGGTGGCAGTGCATGAGCTGGGCCACGCGCTGGGGCTGGAGCATTCCAGCAACCCCAGTGCCATCATGGCGCCATTCTACCAGTGGATGGACACCGACACCTTCCAGCTGCCCGAGGACGACCTCCGGGGCATCCAGCAGCTCTACG GCACCCCGGATGGTCAGCCACAGCCCACCCGGCCTCTCCCCACTGTGACTCCCCGGCGACCGGGCCGGCCAGACCATCGGCCTCCCAGACCCCCTCAGCCACCACCCCCAGGAGGGAAGCCGGAGCGGCCCCCAAAGCCAggccccccagcccagccccgagCCACGGAACGGCCTGACCAGTATGGCCCTAACATCTGCGACGGGGACTTTGACACAGTAGCCATGCTGCGTGGGGAGATGTTCGTGTTCAAG GGCCGCTGGTTCTGGCGGGTCCGGCACAACCGCGTCCTGGACAACTATCCCATGCCCATTGGGCACTTCTGGCGTGGTCTGCCCAGTGACATCAGTGCTGCCTATGAGCGCCAAGATGGACgctttgtcttttttaaag GTGACCGCTACTGGCTCTTCCGAGAAGCCAACCTAGAGCCCGGCTACCCGCAACCACTGACCAGCTACGGCCTGGGCATCCCCTATGACCGCATCGACACGGCCATCTGGTGGGAACCCACAGGTCACACCTTCTTCTTCCAAGAGGACAG GTACTGGCGCTTTAATGAGGATACACAGCGTGGAGACCCCGGCTACCCTAAGCCCATCAGCGTGTGGCAGGGGATCCCTACCTCCCCCAAAGGGGCCTTCCTGAGCAACGATGCAG CCTACACGTACTTCTACAAGGGCACCAAGTACTGGAAGTTTGACAACGAGCGCCTGCGAATGGAGCCGGGCTACCCCAAATCCATCCTGCGGGACTTCATGGGCTGCCAAGAGCACGTGGACACAGGACCCCGATGGCCCGATGTGGCCCGTCCGCCCTTCAACCCCGATGGGGGTGCAGAGCCCGGGGCGGGCGGTGACAGCGAAGAGGGCGATGAGGGCCGCGAGGCCGGCGCGGGTGGCGGAGAGGGGGACTTCGGGGAGGGGACAGGTGAGGACGGGGGCAGCCGAGTGGTGGTGCAGATGGAGGAGGTCACGCGGACAGTGAACATGGTGATGGTGCTGGTGCCACCGCTGCTGCTGCTCCTCTGCATCCTGGGCCTCACCTACGCGCTGGTGCAGATGCAGCGCAAGGGCGCCCCGCGCATGCTCCTCTACTGCAAGCGCTCGCTGCAGGAGTGGGTCTGA